The following are encoded in a window of Narcine bancroftii isolate sNarBan1 chromosome 2, sNarBan1.hap1, whole genome shotgun sequence genomic DNA:
- the LOC138752870 gene encoding uncharacterized protein — MEIKEELIAALEQIKIDKSSGPDIIFPLTLREASVEITGSFSMGEVLEDWKVAHLVLLFKKGSKGKPDNYSSVSMMSIIGKLLEWVQRDRIFKYLDSNGMIKDSQHSFVHGIRCQSLARSAHGIVRGRWRPWPRSSEAGGGPGPGRSKREAVAPVRAQGKHQRPRSGQRVGRQRARSGQKRREGGGLGRLKAIVLQSTEEVLGFSSRKNKDWFNENSQEIQELLAKKRAAHQAHLTKPSWPEKKQAFRRACSHLQRKLREIQNEWWTSLAKRTKLSVDIGDFRGFYEALKAVYGPSPQVQSPLRSSDGKVLLSDKISIFNRWSEHFQSLFSANCSVQESALLQLPQHPLRLELDEVLTQDETYKANEQLKSGKAAGMDGIPPEVWKAGSKTACQTEFFKLCWDQGKLPQDLRDATIITLYKNKGEKSDCSNYRGITLLSIEGKIFARILLN; from the exons atggagattaaggaagagttgATTGCTGCCTTAGAGCAAATAAAGATAGACAAATCCTCTGGGCCAGATATaatattccctctgaccttgagggaggcaagtGTTGAAATTACAGGATCCTTCTCCAtgggagaggtgctggaggattggaaagtAGCTCaccttgtcctgttgtttaagaaaggctccaaaggtAAACCAGATAACTATAGCTCAGTGAGCATGATGTCAatcataggtaaattattggaatgggTTCAGAGAGATAGGATATTTAAGTATTTGGACAGCAATGggatgattaaggacagtcagcacagctttgtacatg GAATAAG GTGCCAATCTCTTGCTAGATCTGCCCATGG GATagtgagggggaggtggaggccctggcctcggtcgagtgaggcaggcggaggccctggtccaGGCAGAAGCAagagggaggcggtggccccggtccgggcacagggaaagcatcagcggccccggtctgggcagagggtaggcagGCAGAgggcccggtccgggcagaagcgaagGGAAGGCggtggcctcggtcga CTGAAGGCTATcgtactgcaatccactgaagaggtactgggcttctcctctaggaaaaacaaggactggttcaacgaaaacagccaggaaatccaggagttgctggcaaagaagcgagctgcccaccaagctcaccttacaaagccatcctggccagagaagaaacaagccttccgtcgtgcatgcagccatcttcagcgcaagctccgggagatccaaaatgagtggtggactagcctcgccaaacgaaccaagctcagcgtggacattggcgacttcaggggtttttacgaggctctaaaggctgtgtacggcccctcaccccaagtccaaagcccgctgcgcagctcagacggcaaagtcctcctcagcgacaagatctccatcttcaaccgatggtcagaacacttccaatctcttttcagtgccaactgctcagtccaagaatccgccctgctccagctccctcaacatcccctaaggctagagctggatgaggtcctcacccaggatgagacatataaggcaaatgaacaactgaaaagtggcaaagcagcaggtatggatggaatccccccagaggtctggaaggctggcagcaaaactgcatgccaaactgagtttttcaagctctgctgggaccaaggaaagctgcctcaggaccttcgtgatgccaccatcatcaccctgtacaaaaacaaaggagagaaatcagactgctcaaactacaggggaatcacgctgctctccattgaaggcaaaatcttcgctaggattctcctaaattga